The following proteins come from a genomic window of Canis aureus isolate CA01 chromosome 3, VMU_Caureus_v.1.0, whole genome shotgun sequence:
- the TRIM16 gene encoding tripartite motif-containing protein 16, whose translation MTELPPGGRKQLNSSDSCNPIGVVFSVDLGCTRPRAEGQRKGSFSARVFQMAELELMAPGPLPGITAHSLATVSSDSGSGSPAEEEDLGSPGSPQGETEGSPASEGEAEVLCDFCLGTGRVKAVKSCLTCMVNYCEEHLRPHQENSKLHSHQLTEPVKDRDLRTCPAHRSPLVAFCRPDAQCICQECGQEEHKGHAWVSLDAARRDKEAELRETQLELERKLRLNENAIARLQANHKSVLMSVSEVKVVAEEQFGELLAAMRKAQADVMLFLEEKEQAALSQANGIKTHLEHRGAQMEKRQQELERIAAISNTVLFLEEYCKFTNTEDSAFPSVYIGLKDKLSGIRKVITDSTVHLIQLLQNYKEKLQDFSKEEEYNISTHVSAVIERKYWTSKPEPSTRQQFLQYACDISFDPDTAHRYLRLQEDNRKVTNTTPWEHPYPDLPSRFVHWRQVLSQQSLYLRRYYFEVEISGAGTYVGLTCKGIDRKGEERNSCISGNNFSWSLHWNGKEFTAWHSDTETPLKASPFRRLGVYVDFPGGILSFYGVEPDAMTLIHKFECRFSEPVYPAFWLSKKENAIRIMDLGEEPEKPMPTSVEAAP comes from the exons ATGACTGAGCTTCCTCCGGGAGGGCGGAAACAGTTAAACTCCAGTGACAGCTGCAATCCTATAGGCGTGGTTTTCTCGGTGGACTTGGGCTGTACAAGACCCAGGGccgaggggcagaggaagggcagtTTCAGCGCCAGAGTCTTCCAAATGGCTGAGCTGGAGCTGATGGCTCCAGGGCCACTGCCCGGGATCACCGCTCACTCTCTGGCCACCGTCAGCTCAGACTCTGGGTCGGGCAGCCCGGCAGAAGAAGAGGACCTGGGCTCCCCGGGGAGCCCCcagggggagacagaggggaGTCCTGCCAGCGAAGGGGAGGCGGAGGTCCTGTGTGACTTCTGCCTGGGGACGGGCAGGGTGAAGGCCGTCAAGTCCTGCCTGACCTGCATGGTGAATTATTGCGAGGAGCACCTGCGGCCTCACCAGGAGAACAGCAAGCTGCACAGCCACCAGCTGACCGAGCCCGTGAAGGACCGGGACCTGCGCACCTGCCCTGCCCACCGCAGCCCACTGGTGGCCTTCTGCCGCCCCGATGCGCAGTGCATCTGCCAGGAGTGTGGCCAGGAGGAGCACAAGGGCCACGCCTGGGTCTCCTTGGATGCCGCCCGCAGGGACAAGGAG gCTGAGCTCCGGGAGACCCAGTTAGAACTGGAACGGAAACTCAGGTTGAATGAGAATGCCATCGCCAGGCTCCAAGCAAATCACAAATCTGTTTTG atgTCCGTGTCAGAGGTGAAGGTGGTGGCCGAGGAGCAGTTTGGGGAACTGCTTGCTGCCATGAGGAAGGCCCAGGCCGACGTGATGCTCTTCTTGGAGGAGAAGGAGCAAGCGGCTCTGAGCCAGGCCAACGGCATCAAGACTCACCTGGAGCACAGGGGCGCACAGATGGAGAAGAGGCAGCAGGAGCTGGAGAGGATCGCTGCCATCAGCAACACTGTCCTGTTTCTGGAG GAGTACTGCAAGTTTACCAACACGGAGGACAGTGCTTTCCCCAGTGTTTACATAGGACTCAAAGATAAGCTCTCGGGCATCCGCAAGGTCATCACAGACTCCACGGTGCATTTAATCCAGTTGCTGCAGAACTACAAGGAGAAGCTCCAGGATTTCTCCAAGGAAG AGGAATATAATATCAGCACTCACGTGTCTGCTGTTATCGAGCGCAAGTATTGGACCTCAAAACCTGAACCCAGCACCAGGCAACAGTTCCTCCAAT ATGCATGTGACATCTCCTTTGACCCGGACACGGCACACAGGTATCTGCGGCTGCAGGAGGACAATCGCAAGGTCACCAACACCACGCCCTGGGAGCATCCCTACCCGGACCTCCCCAGCAGGTTTGTGCACTGGCGACAGGTGCTGTCCCAACAGAGCCTGTATCTACGCAGGTACTATTTTGAGGTAGAGATCTCCGGGGCGGGCACCTACGTTGGCCTGACCTGCAAAGGCATTGATCGGAAAGGGGAGGAACGCAACAGTTGCATTTCTGGAAACAACTTCTCGTGGAGCCTCCACTGGAACGGAAAGGAGTTCACAGCCTGGCACAGTGACACGGAAACACCGCTCAAAGCCAGCCCTTTCCGGAGGCTGGGGGTCTATGTCGACTTTCCAGGAGGGATCCTCTCCTTCTatggtgtggagcctgatgccatGACTCTGATTCACAAGTTCGAGTGCCGGTTTTCAGAGCCAGTCTACCCTGCCTTCTGGCTTTCCAAGAAGGAAAATGCCATCCGGATCATGGATCTGGGGGAGGAGCCCGAGAAGCCCATGCCAACTTCCGTCGAGGCTGCTCCCTAG